The Nitrospira sp. genome segment ATGTCTACCTAAATGGAACCATTCTTGGAATGAAACGGGCTGAGATCACCAGAAAGTTCGATGAAATCGTGGCGTTTGCGGAAATTGAGCAGTTTATTGATACGCCGGTAAAACGGTATTCCAGTGGGATGGCCATGCGATTGGGGTTTGCTGTGGCTGCTCATTTGGAGTCGGAGATTCTGATCGTCGACGAGGTGTTGGCAGTCGGCGATGCCGCCTTTCAGAAGAAATGCCTGGGCAAAATGGAAGGGGTGGCGAAGGAAGGTCGAACCATCTTCTTCGTCAGTCATAACATGCCTGCGGTGACACGGTTATGTGAGCGCGGAATCTTGTTGGAGGAAGGAAAATTGTGTCGTGATGGACGCTCTCACGAGGTCGTCAACGCGTATCTGCATTCGGAACTTGGTACCATGTCTTCACGTGAGTGGCTGGACCCGCGCAAAGCTCCCAGGGGGGAGGTGGCGATGCTACGAGCCGTGCGAGTCCGCACCAAGGATGGCCAATCCGCTGAGAAGTTTGATATCCGAAAGCCGGTGGGGCTTGAGATGGAATATGACGTGCTCAAGCCGGGCTATAAACTCATGCCTTCCATTATGTTGTGGAATGAGGAAGGAGTATGTCTGCTCGACACCCCTGAACATGATCCGGAATGGCGAGGGCGTGTGAGGCCGCCTGGCCGCTATCGGAGTACGGCATGGATTCCTGGCAACTTTCTTGCTGAGGGGACCATGTTCGTAAGTGTGGCCTTAGAGACCTTAGATCCCCTGGTGATGCAATTCTATGAGCGTCAGGTTGTGGCGTTCTCCGTTATCGACACCTGCGAGGGAGACTCGGCGCGCGGTGATTTTGCCGGGAAGCTTCGAGGTGTGGTCAGACCCCTCTTGGAATGGACAACCCTATCGAACCTCGAGAACGTTCAGGATGAACTATATAAGTGCTGAGCCTCAAATGAAATACTGACTAGACACCAGAGGGGTTCAACGGTTCCGATTACCTTGTTCTTGATTCCATCTTGCGATCTCGACGATTTGGTAATTATCCACGGGTGTGCGTATGAATTTAGAATCACAGCCGCTTGTGAGCGTACTGACCCCGGTCTATAACGGCGAACAGTATCTGGCAGAATGCATTGAGAGCGTGCTGCGTCAAAGTTATCAAAATTGGGAGTGCTGTATTGTCAATAATCGCAGCACTGATTGCACTCTCGAGATTGCCACAGCCTATGCCAAAAAGGATAAACGAATTCGAATTCATAACAACTCCGACTTCGTCGGGTGTGATGAAAATGGAAATATTGCTTTTCAGCAGATCTCGCCGGAAAGTAAGTATTGCAAGGTGATTCATGCGGATGACTGGATGTTCCCAGAGTGTCTCATGGAAATGGTGGAGTTGGCGGAAGCGCACCCCACGATCGCGATCGTCAGCTCCTACCGACTGAAGAATACGCGCATCCTAGTGCAGGCGTTGCCCTATGCAAGCCGCATTATTTCCGGCCGTGAAATCTGTCGGGCAACTCTTCTCGGGCTGCCGTCAGTTTTTGGGTCACCATCCGCGATACTGATTCATGCCGATGAGGTAAGGAAACGACCACACTTCTACAATGTGGCGAATCCCCATTGCGATATGGAGGTCTGTCTAGACATTCTTCGGAATCGAGATTTTGGATTCGTACACCAGATGCTGACGTTT includes the following:
- a CDS encoding ABC transporter ATP-binding protein, coding for MSDIAVRVDGLSKRYRIGARQKDHGTLRDLLMSGLNSLLSRNGQRRASAGSVRPAESEAASNSFWALQDVSFEVKRGETVGIIGRNGAGKSTLLKLLSRITEPTDGRIELDGRVSALLEVGTGFHSELTGRENVYLNGTILGMKRAEITRKFDEIVAFAEIEQFIDTPVKRYSSGMAMRLGFAVAAHLESEILIVDEVLAVGDAAFQKKCLGKMEGVAKEGRTIFFVSHNMPAVTRLCERGILLEEGKLCRDGRSHEVVNAYLHSELGTMSSREWLDPRKAPRGEVAMLRAVRVRTKDGQSAEKFDIRKPVGLEMEYDVLKPGYKLMPSIMLWNEEGVCLLDTPEHDPEWRGRVRPPGRYRSTAWIPGNFLAEGTMFVSVALETLDPLVMQFYERQVVAFSVIDTCEGDSARGDFAGKLRGVVRPLLEWTTLSNLENVQDELYKC
- a CDS encoding glycosyltransferase family 2 protein; translated protein: MNLESQPLVSVLTPVYNGEQYLAECIESVLRQSYQNWECCIVNNRSTDCTLEIATAYAKKDKRIRIHNNSDFVGCDENGNIAFQQISPESKYCKVIHADDWMFPECLMEMVELAEAHPTIAIVSSYRLKNTRILVQALPYASRIISGREICRATLLGLPSVFGSPSAILIHADEVRKRPHFYNVANPHCDMEVCLDILRNRDFGFVHQMLTFERSHPHSESSRGSRYGFTPFGRFEHVTKYGPEYLNEKEFAAMFAKRRDQYYAFLGASVFRNKESGFWDYQRTALHRIGHSLSMARIMKAVLLQVLDMVLNPLNTAKRISSRLSHSAKGATE